The nucleotide sequence GCCCTCATGTTgaacttgctgctgctgctgcagcgacGATAGGGGAAATAAGAAATATAAAAAAgtgggggagaagaaaaaaaaaaaaagagttcacTGAAAATGTCAACGCTGCCTGCAGACTTTGAGTCGATTCGTGCGGGCAACTTTTTCTCTCCGGAAGGGAACTTCCCGGTAATGCACATTGACAGGTACTTGTGGTCCACGGCTGAAGTCGGAAGCACAAAATATGTTCACAGTTCAGGAGGCGACGAGGCTGTCGGCGCTTTTGGATTTGATTTCATGCCTTAAAGAAGACgtgtcatgctttttttttttttttcccccacataaTTTTGAAAAATTCCTAGGTGACCTAATATAAAGTAGAaggtgtgatttatttattattttattctgttattttattattttatttattttttctttaaccctattttttatttattttattatttttttaaccctaTTTTTCATCTTGCTGTAATTGGCCATTTTTTGCGGCACCAGTCCGGTCTGATGCCAGGCAGCTCATTCTTCTTCTGAACTTCCCAGGACTCGTCGAGACAGCGTAAGGAGAGGAAGAAGACGGTGTCGTTCAGCAGCATGCCCACCGAGAAGAAGATGAGCAGCGCCAGCGACTGCATCACCGCCATGGTGGAAGGCTCCGAGCTGAAGAAGGTGCGCTCCAACTCGCGCGTCTACCACCGCTACTTCCTGCTGGACGCCGACATGCAGTCCCTGCGTTGGGAGCCCTCCAAGAAGGAGTCGGACAAAGCCAAAATCGACGTCAAGTCCATCAAGGAGGTTCGCACGGGGAAGAACACGGACACTTTTCGAACCAACGGGACTTACGACCAGATCTCGGAGGACTGCGCCTTCTCGGTTATCTTTGGCGAGAACTACGAGTCGCTGGACTTGGTGGCCAATACCGCCGACGTAGCCAACACCTGGATTACCGGCTTGAGGTATCTGATCTCCTACGGGAAGCATACGCTGAACATGATCGAGAGCACTCAGAATAACATGCGTTCGTCGTGGCTGGGTGAACTTTTCAGCGAAGCCCGCGGCGACAACAGTCAACAAATCACAATTTGCGCTGCTGTGCAGCTGGTCAAAAAGTTGAACCCGGGACTTAAAAATGTGAAAATCGAGCTCAAGTTCAAAGAGCTCCACAAAGTCAAGGACAAGGCGGGCTCTCAGGTGACGAGAGACGAGTTCATCGAGGTCTTCCACGACCTCTGCACCAGGCCGGAAATCTATTTTCTCTTTGTCCAGTTCTCCAGCAACAAGGAGTTTTTGGACACCAAGGATTTGATGATTTTCCTGGAGGCGGAGCAAGGCATGGCGCAAGTCAGCGAGGACACCAGCGCCGAGGTCATCCAGAAGTACGAGCCATCCAAAGAGGGTCGGCTCAGAGGCTGGCTCTCTCTGGACGGCTTCACTAACTACCTTCTTTCTCCGGAGTGCCACATATTCGACCCGGAGCACAAAACGGTGTGCCAAGACATGAAGCAGCCCTTGTCCCACTACTACATCAACGCATCTCACAACACGTACCTGATAGAAGATCAGTTCAGGGGTCCTTCAGACGTGACGGGTTACATCCGAGCCTTGAAAATGGGCTGTCGCAGCGTGGAGCTGGACGTCTGGGACGGACCCGACAACGAGCCGGTCATTTACACGGGTCACACCATGACCTCGCAGATTGTGTTTCGCAGCGTCATCGACGTGGTCAACAAGTACGCCTTTGTGGCGTCGGAGTTCCCGCTGATCCTGTGTttggagaaccactgctctttgATGCAGCAGAAGGTCATGTTTCAGCACCTGAAGAAGATCCTGGGGGATAAGCTCAGCCTGGATCCCCCCAAACCCGACGACTGCTACCTCCCGTCCCCCGCCGATCTGAAGGGGAAGATCTTGCTGAAGGGCAAGAAACTCGGAACTAACTGCACCGCCACCGAGGGCGAGGTGACGGACGAGGACGAGGGCGCCGAGATGTCGCAGAGAATGAGCATCGACTCGCCGGAGCAACAGACGGTCGCGCCTAAGAAGTTCCAGCTCTCAAAGGACCTCTCCGACCTGGTCACCTTGTGCAAGTCGGTGGAGTTCAAGGACTTCCCCACGTCCTTCCAAGGCCAGAAGCACTGGGAGCTCTGCTCCTTCAACGAGGTCTTTGCCGGCCGCTGCGCCAGCGACTTTCCCGGGGACTTTGTCAACTACAACAAGAAGTTCCTGGCCCGGGTTTACCCGAGTCCCATGCGGATCGACTCCAGCAACATGAACCCGCAGGACTTCTGGAAGTGCGGTTGCCAGATCGTGGCAATGAACTACCAGACTCCGGGTCTGATGATGGACCTGAACATCGGCTGGTTCCGGCAGAACGGGAACTGCGGCTACGTCCTGCGGCCGTCCATTATGCGCGAGCAGGTGTCCTATTTCAGTGCCAACACAAAAGATTCCGTGCCTGGCGTCTCGCCGCAACTCTTGCACATTAAGATCATCAGCGGGCAGAACTTTCCCAAACCCAAAGGCTCGGGCGCCAAAGGGGACGTGGTGGACCCCTACGTCTACGTGGAGATCCACGGCATCCCCGCCGACTGCGCCGAGCAAAGGACTAAGACGGTCAACCAGAACGGGGACAACCCGCTCTTCGACGAGAGCTTCGAGTTTCAAATCAACCTGCCCGAGCTGGCCATGGTTCGCTTCGTGGTGCTGGACGACGACTACATCGGCGACGAGTTCATCGGCCAGTACACCATCCCCTTCGAGTGCCTGCAAGCGGGTTTCCGCCACATTCCGCTGCAGTCGCTGACGGGCGAGGTCTTGCCGCACACCTTGCTCTTCGTCCACGTGGCCATCACCAACCGGAGGGGAGGCGGCAAGCCCCACAAGAGAGGCCTGTCGGTGCGCAAGGCCAAGAAGAACCGGGAGTACGCCAGCATGAGGGTGCTGCTCGTCAAGGCGCTGGACGACGTCTTCAAGACGGCCACTCCGCCGCTGAGGGAGGCCACGGACCTCCGAGAAAACATGCAGGTCAGATTTTGTTGCGTCCACTCCTCAAGGTGACACCAAAGTAAGGCTTTGTAAAATTCTTTCCGCAGAACGCCGTGGTGTCCTTTAAAGAACTgtgcggcctttcggcggtggctAATCTCAAGCAGTGCATCCTGGCGCTGTCCCCTCGACTTAGCGCGCAGGAGAGCGGACCTCTTCTACTCTTCAACCTGGCTGACCACTATCCAGTCATGGAGCCTCAAGGTTTGCTCCCAGAGGTCCTCAAAAAGGTGGTCACCACTTATGACCTGGTGAGTCCAGTAGAATATGATATTTTTGAAAGAATGACATTTTATTAGCTAGCAAAGAGCATTGTAGGACAGACATGAATGCAtttgtgttttgattttctttttgtctcacCACCAGCATGGAAAAATAATCAGCGCCAGCAGCGTTCACATCAATAGCTTGATTTTTGCGGGGACACGCGGCCTTGGCGAGCTAATAGCGCAGCCGCTGCTGTTAAGTAATAAAATCAATACCCGCGCGTTACGCAACACACTCGGCTTCCCCCGTCtccctattttttattttttttttattttgttacgcACTGCTGAATTCCTTCCAGAGTCTCTTGGCACATTAGACGAGCGGATGTTGTTGTCAGTCGTCGCCGCTGAATAATTTAGCAGCTAATCAAATGCGCAGCACGGGCACGCCGCGCctgtttagctttttttttttttttatttgttattacGTAACGCGCGCTTGTTAAGGTGACCCTCGCCGAGGTAATTGCTTGTGACGGAAAGAGGACAATTGAGTTCAGGGggaagagagtgtgtgtgtgtgtgtgtcaggtatTTGCCCAGCACAACCACCAACCTCATGAAAACTAAAAGCGCTGTAAATAATGTGGGGGATCATTAGGACACACTGGGCTGTGTGTGACGGGCCCACCGTGGGGACGGACTGTTCTGCTTCCTAATTGGCGGGAAGAGAATCTGGGTCTGACCCCAGAGTTCTCTATAAAAAGAAGTCTTTTATGAGGAACAAAAGCTGCAAATGGGGAATGCAAATGTGTTTGCCGCTCAGACGTGCGGATATACGCTGCACCTCGAAAGTAATATAGTGAATAAAATTCTTTTTAATGAAttaattttaataaaatttaattaatttacttTGAGCAaaatttctttgttaataaacaAGGTCAGTGAGTATTATGTTTTGAGCAGATAATTGATTTTCacacaaagttaaaaaaaaaaaagaaaacagcaccTGCAGGATTGGCTGTGGCAAGATAAGCAGACACTTCCCAAACCACTTGGAgccaaaaaaaagggggaactgTATTTTGTCTGGGTGGAAGATGGAAGCAGCATCTTAAAATAAATCACATGGCCATTTGATTCCACCCTGGGGGAGGTAATGACAGCGTGCGCCGCCGCAGCAATGAGCAGGTTTTTACTGCAGCTGCGGCGTCGCCACGGTGCAATCACCGGCGGGGCTTTGCCGTGCTGCGACAAAATTatcgtcattaaaaaaaaaaaaaaaaaaacactgtgctgTGAGCTTTAAGGTATTGCTAATAAACCGATTGCACACGTTGGGAAATGAACGTGGTGTTGCAGCACATTTATTTCCACCCCGGAATCGAACGCCCGGGATTGCAATCCGACTCGTGTTACATTGCGTTTTGTCGTTTCTTGAAGAATTCACGCGGACCCGTAAGCTAGCGTCTGCCTGCGGCGTCACAGCTAAACTTAGCATCTCGCCATGACTCACCCTGCCGTTTGACTTGCTAAAATTACCCCAAGAGACACATTTTGTCTGTTCAAAGCCAGTCGCGTCTGCGTTTCAGCCCTCCagacgcgagcgagcgaggcttTTAATAGAAAAGTCCCTCCTGTCTACGTTCCCTCTAATTTCAGGCTTTTGCGACCTCGCCCACGCGGGCCTTCCTGTAATAGTGGCTGCTGTCTTTTTCGGAGAGACCTCCCAGCTTCCTGAAAACCACAGCGTGACCATGTGGCTAATGTGAatgctccgtgtgtgtgtgtattggtgTCAGGTGATCCAGACCAGCAAGACTCTCCTGGAGAACTCTGACGGGGTCTACGAACGGATCctccaaacccaaaaagccgGTAAGGATTAAGCTACATTTGGTTTATTTTAGGGACCGATAGCAGGTTTTAGTATCGGTACCAAATTTCAAGGCTGGTAACTAGAAATTATGAGAATATGAAATTAACATTCATTTCAAGCGATTTTGAGGAAATTTGGTATTaggatatagatatatatataggtcaagtttaaaaacaaaaaaatcatatgTAAAGTACAAGTGGTATCGGTACTTAGAATTGGTATCGGCGTCTATTTAATTGAGTACTCGGTCTGGGAAAAAAAGAGTGGATATCGAACATCCCGAGTTTATTTCCGCAAAGTAACAACAGTCAGTTTTTCAAGGTCCTCAAAATAATTGCGGATATTTCAAGCTAAACAAGCTGTTATTTGGAGCTCCTCTTCCGCTGCTGCTTAACATCTTGCGGAGCGCTCCAGGATGTGATGTAACTGTtattgtaacacacacacacacacacacacacacaaaatgtgcGAACTCCTGTTGACTAACTGCTGCTTTGGCGGTCACGGCGTTTATGAGCTAACGCTAATGCTTGCTGAAGTGTGAATACAAACATACGCAtcggtggcaaaaaaaaaaacgatgtttATCTTCATAAAGTCAAATCAGATTAGAACAGATAGTGAAGGTTGCAACCGCATCTACTCActttgagagtgtgtgtgtgtgtaggaagTGGGTGGCCGCGGCCAGACAGGGCCTGTTGGTAAATCAAAAGACAAACATCGCTAAATCCGCCAAATCACTCGCTTGTAATCGTTCATTCATATTCTGccctgcaaaaacaaacaaaactgctTGTCCTTCTCTTTTACCGCCAGCCAAAATCCCCAAACAAAAGCTTCTCGTCTCTGAGCAATTTGAGCGAGCGTGTCGTCTCATCACGGGGGAACTCGTCCACCTGCGGCGCTCGCTAGCAAACGTCCCATTTTCCTCAGTCAAATAAAATTCAGGGTAGATTAATTAGATCCAAGTTAATCTAATATTCACATAGCACTAAAATGGTTTCTCGCTCCCAGGCACTGCTTTTAAAATGAATTGAGAAATAAATGGATAGACATAGAATAGATAGAAATCCAGAGTCTTTGAAGGGTGGTGGAAGTTGAGAAACTTGAAATAGTGCAGACTTCCTGACTCTTTGCAGGCATTgctttttcaaaatgcttttgtgGCTCTGCTAAGTTTAGAAAATGCCTACCAGTACCAACTCTCATGCTGCTCACTGGAAGTGGTTTTGGGGGCTgacttcgaagaaaaaaaaaatccccccggCTTCTGCATGGTTGACAAGTTGGTCTTTGAAGCATGACTGGAAAGgtctctttttgtttattttttaaatacaacaaTTATGAAAAGGACACATGACTAAAATAGACCGCAGATGAAAACAAAGACTCACAGGCGGATTCCCATTTTGGACTTTCTCGTGGCATTGTTCATTGTTGAGTTTGAgcttcaaagcaaaattgtCTGGGCGCGCTTGTTCGGACCGTTGCAATTCCCGAGTTTGCGTTCCACCGTCCGTCTTGCACAGTCACCCTTCAGGAAAAGAAGGATCTTCCCTCCTCCCGCTGCGCTCCTGCCAGATTCTGTCCAGTGTTGCTAGGCAACCCCCCCCTACATATGTTACGTTTGCGTCTTGTCGTCATAACGTGCAGACAGACGGAATTGGAAATGCGCGGTAAAGAGGCGACGGCGCGATGTCATTAAGCGTTTCATGTCAGTCGGGGGAAACGCCCCAAcgattattccccccccccctgtcttctcgtgtttccatggcaacggcGCCAACAGGACCCACGAGGAGCCTCGATTCCAGCTGAGGGCAGAAGCCGCCAAATAATATGTAGGTTgcgtgcccgcccgcccgccagaaCCTCTTAAGCTAGCAAATGTCAAGCACGCGCAAACGCCACCGAGGCTTCCTTCCTCTTCATCCAACGTCATCACCTTGGACATTAACGTTACGTTTGTTCCTTTGACTTTACTGCCTCTTAAGACCCCGCCTCACTCGCGTTCCAACTggaggttgtaaaaaaaaaagcaataacagTCTGGGccattaaaaacacacacacacacacacacagcggaaGGATGTCTCCCCTCCAATGTTCATTCGCTCAGAGTGCAGTTTAGCTCTCGGTTACACACTCAAAGGTTCCCGCGGGGGCTGGCAATACTTTGAAAAACAATAGCTTGAAATATTGCCTTTTCAATGAAGGCATTTCAAATCACATTTCATACCGACTACAGCAAAGCCTCGGCTCAGCAGGTGCAGCCAGTTCTGGAtgagggaataaaaaaaaaaaaaaaaaaaagttctcccaTCTCATGTTGATGGGTGTCTCAGCTATGCAGTTCCACCAGAACCTCCATGACTTGGCGGTGAAGGAAGGTCTGAAGGGTCGCAAGCTTCATAAGGCCGTGGAGAGCTTCACGTGGAACATTACCATCCTCAAGGTGACTCCTTCATtcacaattgtctttttttttttttttttttttaaagcggcGTCATGATGTACTGACAAGGTCAGTTTGGCCACCAAAGACATTTCTATCGTTCTCTCCCCTCAGGGCCAGGCGGACCTCCTAAAACACGCCCGCGGCGAAGTGCAGGAGAACCTGAAGCAGATTCATTACGCAGCACTAACGTGCGACCTTGGCAAAGGACGACCGGCGAGCGGCTCGTTCGACTCTAAAAGTAGCCGACGCAGCATGGAGGCCATCCCCGAGAAGGCCACGGCCGAGGCGGAGCTCACAGATGATGACGATGACCAAGACATTTGACGTCCATCTTGCATTCCACCAAAGATTTTCACCTACCAGACGTAGCCGCTGAATAATCTTCAGGTATTTGTCCTGAGGAAAGCGACACTTAAATTCAAATAAGAAAACCGCTCGGCCTTGTTCTGCGTTAACGACGTCATCGGGCCTGCACGGTAGTATCTTGAAGTTCGACCACCAACCTCAGGAAAAACGAACACGCGGCTAGCCGGTTTGCGGCTAGCTTAAGAAGCTAACACAGCAGTTGCTGGGCGGAGTGGGCGGGGATAAAACCGATG is from Syngnathus scovelli strain Florida chromosome 9, RoL_Ssco_1.2, whole genome shotgun sequence and encodes:
- the LOC125975305 gene encoding inactive phospholipase C-like protein 2, yielding MAEFEEDGVSLLDHAGAEVGVQAAVKMPGEGSVSNGDCGMCEDNMVDQGSDSVEASVEPDNKADMPRRSSIIKDSSRQRKERKKTVSFSSMPTEKKMSSASDCITAMVEGSELKKVRSNSRVYHRYFLLDADMQSLRWEPSKKESDKAKIDVKSIKEVRTGKNTDTFRTNGTYDQISEDCAFSVIFGENYESLDLVANTADVANTWITGLRYLISYGKHTLNMIESTQNNMRSSWLGELFSEARGDNSQQITICAAVQLVKKLNPGLKNVKIELKFKELHKVKDKAGSQVTRDEFIEVFHDLCTRPEIYFLFVQFSSNKEFLDTKDLMIFLEAEQGMAQVSEDTSAEVIQKYEPSKEGRLRGWLSLDGFTNYLLSPECHIFDPEHKTVCQDMKQPLSHYYINASHNTYLIEDQFRGPSDVTGYIRALKMGCRSVELDVWDGPDNEPVIYTGHTMTSQIVFRSVIDVVNKYAFVASEFPLILCLENHCSLMQQKVMFQHLKKILGDKLSLDPPKPDDCYLPSPADLKGKILLKGKKLGTNCTATEGEVTDEDEGAEMSQRMSIDSPEQQTVAPKKFQLSKDLSDLVTLCKSVEFKDFPTSFQGQKHWELCSFNEVFAGRCASDFPGDFVNYNKKFLARVYPSPMRIDSSNMNPQDFWKCGCQIVAMNYQTPGLMMDLNIGWFRQNGNCGYVLRPSIMREQVSYFSANTKDSVPGVSPQLLHIKIISGQNFPKPKGSGAKGDVVDPYVYVEIHGIPADCAEQRTKTVNQNGDNPLFDESFEFQINLPELAMVRFVVLDDDYIGDEFIGQYTIPFECLQAGFRHIPLQSLTGEVLPHTLLFVHVAITNRRGGGKPHKRGLSVRKAKKNREYASMRVLLVKALDDVFKTATPPLREATDLRENMQNAVVSFKELCGLSAVANLKQCILALSPRLSAQESGPLLLFNLADHYPVMEPQGLLPEVLKKVVTTYDLVIQTSKTLLENSDGVYERILQTQKAAMQFHQNLHDLAVKEGLKGRKLHKAVESFTWNITILKGQADLLKHARGEVQENLKQIHYAALTCDLGKGRPASGSFDSKSSRRSMEAIPEKATAEAELTDDDDDQDI